One genomic window of Acidovorax radicis includes the following:
- a CDS encoding phosphoribosylanthranilate isomerase produces the protein MTQDLAPSITPTPQRSTEAAKAQPGNHAARTRIKICGLTREEDVDAAVSAGADAVGFVLFAPSPRAVSPMRAAQLAKRLPPFVTPVLLFVNEQATNVITASALIPGATIQFHGDETPQACLAATGLGARPYLRAARIPLGDGALQFDLVKYAHDYSHAQAILLDAHVDGYGGGGKAFNWSLLPPSVSSHLVLSGGLTPANVTDGILQVRPRGFSLAVDVSSGVEADGPDGKPLRGIKDADKIQRFVAAVRAADAQLAKNPHELLSAT, from the coding sequence ATGACACAGGATCTGGCTCCGTCCATTACTCCGACCCCGCAGCGCTCTACAGAGGCTGCAAAGGCTCAACCCGGCAACCACGCTGCACGCACCCGCATCAAGATTTGCGGCCTGACACGTGAAGAAGACGTGGATGCGGCGGTTTCGGCAGGCGCTGATGCCGTCGGCTTTGTATTGTTTGCACCAAGCCCCCGCGCCGTATCCCCAATGCGGGCCGCACAGTTAGCCAAACGCCTGCCCCCTTTCGTGACGCCCGTGTTGCTGTTCGTCAACGAGCAAGCTACAAATGTGATAACAGCCAGCGCTTTGATTCCGGGCGCTACCATCCAATTTCATGGTGATGAAACACCGCAGGCCTGCCTTGCGGCCACGGGCCTTGGCGCCCGCCCCTACCTGCGGGCAGCGCGTATTCCCCTCGGCGACGGTGCATTGCAGTTCGACCTCGTAAAATACGCCCACGATTACTCTCACGCCCAGGCCATCCTGCTCGACGCCCATGTCGACGGTTATGGCGGCGGCGGCAAGGCATTCAATTGGTCACTCCTTCCACCAAGCGTCAGCTCTCACCTCGTTTTGTCTGGTGGACTCACGCCTGCAAACGTGACCGATGGCATTTTGCAAGTCCGCCCGCGAGGCTTCTCGCTGGCGGTTGATGTCAGCTCCGGCGTCGAAGCCGATGGCCCCGATGGCAAACCGCTCAGGGGCATCAAGGACGCCGACAAAATCCAACGTTTCGTCGCCGCAGTGCGAGCGGCCGATGCACAACTTGCAAAGAATCCCCATGAGCTCTTATCAGCAACCTGA
- the truA gene encoding tRNA pseudouridine(38-40) synthase TruA, with protein MTRVALGVSYNGQSYSGWQSQLSGNTVQDKLELALGRFATHPVSTLCAGRTDAGVHGLMQVVHFDTPLQRPSSSWVRGTNTFLPADIAVQWAQPVPDGFHARASAVARRYAYVLLQSPVRPSVDAGRVGWVFHPLDHDAMRRAADQLLGEHDFTSFRASACQAKSPVKTLQRITISRRGHGEPHPELGWAPCYWRFEFEANAFLHHMIRNIMGCLIAIGQGNQPVDWIGQVLSARSRDAAAPTFSPDGLYFLGPVYDAAWGLPQRAAAYDWLP; from the coding sequence ATGACGAGGGTGGCCCTGGGAGTCAGCTACAACGGCCAGTCTTACAGCGGCTGGCAAAGCCAGCTGTCCGGCAACACGGTGCAGGACAAGCTCGAATTGGCGCTGGGGCGGTTTGCAACCCACCCCGTCAGCACTTTGTGTGCAGGTCGCACGGATGCGGGTGTCCATGGGCTGATGCAGGTGGTGCACTTCGACACACCACTCCAGCGCCCCTCGTCGTCCTGGGTTCGCGGCACCAACACCTTTCTGCCGGCGGACATTGCCGTGCAGTGGGCACAACCCGTGCCCGACGGCTTTCACGCACGGGCCAGTGCGGTCGCACGGCGTTATGCCTATGTACTGCTCCAGTCGCCAGTGCGCCCTAGCGTGGACGCCGGGCGCGTGGGCTGGGTGTTTCATCCGCTTGACCACGACGCCATGCGACGCGCTGCAGACCAACTGCTGGGCGAGCACGACTTCACATCATTTCGTGCGTCAGCCTGCCAGGCCAAATCGCCAGTCAAGACGCTGCAACGCATCACCATTTCCCGCCGAGGGCACGGTGAACCACACCCTGAGCTGGGTTGGGCACCTTGCTACTGGCGGTTCGAGTTTGAAGCCAACGCGTTTTTGCACCACATGATTCGCAACATCATGGGCTGCCTGATCGCCATTGGCCAGGGCAATCAGCCTGTCGACTGGATCGGGCAGGTGCTCTCCGCCAGATCGCGCGATGCAGCCGCACCTACGTTTTCTCCCGATGGTCTGTATTTTCTGGGGCCCGTGTACGACGCTGCCTGGGGCTTGCCCCAACGCGCGGCTGCGTATGATTGGCTCCCATGA
- a CDS encoding FimV/HubP family polar landmark protein, whose protein sequence is MHRWKFSVLAAAAVACAGLYAGDASALALGRITVQSALGEPLRAEIDLPQITPAEADSLKATMASPDVFRAQGMEYTQVMNNLQIQLQRRPDGRAILRLSSDRPVNEPFLDLVLDANWGSGHIVRSYTMLFDPPALRRAAPGVTASPQVSAPSAPSVPATRTPTAPRAAEASTPTAPRAPAARTAPADGVTVQAGDTAGRLASAYKPAGVSLDQMLVAMMRANPEAFVQGNVNRLKAGAVLQMPDQAAAQSTPAPQARQMLAAQARDFNDFRRKLAGAAPTTEVAAAQRSASGAVQTQVEDKKPATAAPDKLTLSKGSVKGQKAVEEQVAKDKQAGDAASRMAELSKNINDLNKLGAASAAAGSPAPAGTASAPAGVAVQAPVVPATPTAPAAPEPTASSAVAASSVTSQATVPADAASAPAAEASAPAPAPVPAPAPAPKPAPTPPPAPVEEPGFLAGLMDDPLVPIGGGILIAALLGFGAYRVMQRRRDNGGVDSSFLESRIQPDSFFGASGGQRVDTANSEMTTGSSMAYSPSQLDAGGDVDPVAEADVYLAYGRDLQAEEILKEAVRHNPGRVSVHVKLGEIYAKRQDRKAFEAVAGEVFKLTQGEGSDWARIAELGRDLEPENRLYQPGGRPGMAEDESPSLPPGGFPSTFSGAGNAAAALAQPPDLDLDLDLDLPDDALTEAPPAAAGGFAAAAAAAAAATSSRNTPTHDDEPQTLRPELDLPDLSPDASASWGGLDATPSPVITPPPSAHLEFPSADDLSMAPSGPMPLSGNAQDSGPMEFDLGELSLDLTAPSKPMAAPASKSPAPAPLSMDDGSAAAQDDPLSTKLALAEEFNAIGDTDGARTLIEEVVAESTGALKTRAQRMLSELG, encoded by the coding sequence ATGCATCGTTGGAAATTTTCTGTCTTGGCGGCTGCGGCCGTCGCTTGCGCTGGTCTTTATGCCGGCGATGCGTCGGCTCTGGCACTCGGCCGTATTACTGTGCAGTCGGCTTTGGGCGAGCCTTTGCGGGCAGAGATTGATCTGCCCCAGATCACGCCAGCAGAAGCCGATTCGCTGAAAGCCACCATGGCATCCCCTGATGTTTTCCGCGCCCAGGGCATGGAATACACCCAGGTGATGAACAATCTGCAGATTCAGCTGCAGCGCCGACCCGATGGCCGCGCAATTCTTCGGCTGTCGAGCGATCGCCCGGTGAATGAGCCATTTCTCGATCTGGTGCTCGACGCCAACTGGGGTTCGGGCCATATCGTGCGCAGCTACACCATGCTGTTTGACCCCCCAGCCCTGCGCCGTGCAGCCCCTGGCGTCACCGCATCCCCGCAGGTATCTGCGCCTTCTGCACCATCGGTGCCCGCGACGCGCACGCCGACGGCACCCCGCGCCGCCGAAGCATCGACGCCTACGGCGCCCCGTGCCCCAGCCGCTCGCACTGCACCCGCCGACGGCGTCACGGTGCAGGCAGGAGACACGGCAGGCCGCCTTGCCAGCGCTTACAAACCTGCCGGTGTATCGCTGGACCAGATGCTGGTAGCCATGATGCGCGCCAACCCCGAAGCCTTCGTGCAAGGCAACGTCAATCGCCTGAAGGCGGGTGCCGTTTTGCAAATGCCTGACCAGGCGGCGGCACAATCCACACCAGCACCGCAAGCGCGCCAGATGCTGGCGGCACAAGCGCGTGATTTCAACGACTTCCGGCGCAAATTGGCGGGCGCAGCCCCCACGACCGAAGTGGCAGCGGCCCAACGCTCCGCGTCCGGCGCAGTACAAACCCAGGTAGAAGACAAAAAACCCGCCACGGCCGCCCCAGACAAGCTCACGCTTTCCAAGGGTTCCGTGAAGGGCCAAAAGGCCGTCGAAGAGCAGGTTGCCAAAGACAAGCAGGCAGGCGATGCGGCCAGCCGGATGGCAGAGCTCTCCAAGAACATCAACGACCTCAACAAGCTGGGGGCGGCTTCGGCCGCAGCCGGTAGCCCAGCCCCCGCAGGCACTGCAAGCGCACCAGCGGGTGTTGCCGTGCAAGCGCCCGTTGTGCCAGCCACGCCCACCGCACCAGCGGCCCCCGAGCCGACCGCATCCAGTGCCGTGGCGGCAAGCAGCGTCACCTCGCAAGCAACTGTGCCTGCAGATGCGGCTTCCGCGCCTGCGGCAGAGGCTTCCGCCCCTGCTCCAGCTCCCGTTCCAGCCCCTGCTCCAGCGCCCAAACCTGCCCCTACGCCGCCACCTGCGCCCGTCGAAGAGCCCGGTTTCCTCGCCGGCCTGATGGACGACCCGCTGGTGCCCATTGGTGGAGGCATCCTGATTGCGGCACTGCTGGGTTTTGGTGCCTACCGCGTCATGCAGCGCCGCCGCGACAACGGCGGTGTCGACAGCTCCTTCCTCGAAAGCCGAATCCAGCCTGATTCCTTTTTTGGCGCTAGTGGCGGCCAGCGAGTGGATACGGCCAACAGCGAAATGACCACCGGCTCGTCCATGGCGTATTCGCCCAGCCAGTTGGACGCTGGCGGCGATGTGGACCCTGTGGCAGAAGCCGATGTGTACCTGGCTTATGGCCGCGACCTGCAGGCCGAAGAAATCCTGAAAGAAGCGGTGCGACACAACCCTGGCCGTGTGTCGGTCCATGTGAAGCTGGGCGAAATTTATGCCAAGCGCCAGGACCGCAAAGCCTTCGAGGCCGTGGCTGGAGAGGTATTCAAACTGACGCAGGGCGAGGGTTCTGATTGGGCCCGCATTGCAGAGTTAGGTCGCGACCTGGAACCGGAAAACCGCCTGTACCAGCCGGGCGGTCGTCCCGGCATGGCAGAGGACGAGTCTCCATCCCTGCCCCCAGGCGGTTTCCCCAGCACATTCAGTGGCGCGGGCAACGCGGCAGCCGCCCTGGCGCAGCCACCCGATCTCGATCTGGACCTTGACCTGGACTTACCCGACGATGCCCTGACCGAGGCACCACCTGCAGCAGCTGGAGGCTTTGCCGCTGCAGCAGCAGCGGCCGCCGCAGCCACCAGCAGCCGCAACACGCCCACCCACGACGATGAGCCGCAAACGCTGCGCCCCGAGCTGGATCTGCCCGATCTTTCTCCCGACGCATCGGCATCATGGGGTGGGCTTGACGCCACCCCGAGCCCGGTGATTACACCGCCTCCCTCGGCCCATCTGGAGTTCCCCAGCGCGGACGACCTGAGCATGGCACCATCCGGCCCCATGCCCTTGTCTGGCAACGCCCAGGATTCGGGCCCCATGGAGTTCGATTTGGGCGAACTGTCGCTGGACCTGACCGCGCCATCCAAGCCCATGGCGGCCCCTGCGAGCAAATCCCCTGCTCCGGCCCCCCTGTCCATGGATGACGGCTCGGCGGCCGCGCAAGACGACCCCTTGTCCACCAAACTGGCGCTCGCTGAAGAGTTCAATGCCATTGGCGACACCGACGGTGCCCGCACATTGATCGAGGAAGTGGTGGCAGAGTCCACCGGGGCGCTCAAGACCCGCGCCCAGCGCATGCTGAGCGAATTGGGCTGA
- the asd gene encoding aspartate-semialdehyde dehydrogenase, with protein MSNKLVGLVGWRGMVGSVLMDRMAQEKDFDLIEPLFFSTSNAGGKAPAQAKNETTLQDAFNIDALKRCDIIITAQGGDYTTEVFPKLRAAGWNGHWIDAASTLRMEKDAVIILDPVNMPVIKDALAKGGKNWVGGNCTVSCMLMGVGALYKAGLVEWMSTQTYQAASGGGAQHMRELLTQYGTLNAEVKALLDDPKSAILEIDRKVIAKQRALTSAETANFGVPLGGSLIPWIDKDLGIGHNHDEPGWGMSKEEWKGMAETNKILGMGEGFGSAAIPVDGFCVRVGAMRCHSQALTFKLKKNVPSADIEAMIAADNEWVKVVPNTREATIRDLTPVAVTGTMTIPVGRIRKLAMGPEYVGAFTVGDQLLWGAAEPLRRMLRILLSA; from the coding sequence ATGAGCAACAAGTTGGTAGGGTTGGTTGGCTGGCGCGGCATGGTGGGTTCGGTCCTGATGGACCGCATGGCGCAGGAGAAGGATTTCGACCTGATCGAGCCTTTGTTCTTCTCCACATCGAACGCTGGCGGCAAGGCGCCCGCCCAGGCAAAGAACGAAACCACGCTGCAGGACGCGTTCAACATCGACGCCCTCAAGCGCTGCGACATCATCATCACCGCCCAGGGCGGCGACTACACCACCGAAGTGTTCCCCAAGCTGCGCGCAGCTGGCTGGAACGGCCACTGGATTGATGCCGCTTCCACCCTGCGCATGGAAAAAGACGCCGTCATCATCCTGGACCCGGTGAACATGCCCGTCATCAAGGACGCACTGGCCAAGGGCGGCAAGAACTGGGTGGGTGGCAATTGCACCGTGAGCTGCATGCTGATGGGCGTGGGCGCACTGTACAAGGCCGGCCTGGTCGAGTGGATGAGCACCCAGACTTACCAAGCCGCATCGGGCGGCGGCGCCCAACACATGCGCGAGTTGCTCACGCAGTACGGCACGCTGAACGCCGAAGTGAAGGCACTGCTGGACGACCCCAAGAGCGCCATCCTCGAGATTGACCGCAAGGTGATCGCCAAGCAGCGCGCCCTGACCAGCGCCGAAACCGCCAATTTCGGCGTGCCCCTGGGCGGCAGCCTGATCCCCTGGATCGACAAAGACCTGGGGATCGGCCACAACCACGACGAGCCCGGCTGGGGCATGTCCAAGGAAGAGTGGAAAGGCATGGCCGAAACCAACAAGATCCTGGGCATGGGCGAAGGTTTTGGCTCAGCGGCCATTCCGGTCGACGGCTTTTGCGTACGCGTGGGCGCCATGCGTTGCCATAGCCAGGCGCTGACCTTCAAACTCAAGAAGAACGTGCCCTCTGCAGACATCGAAGCCATGATTGCGGCAGACAACGAATGGGTGAAAGTGGTGCCCAACACCCGCGAAGCGACGATTCGCGACCTGACGCCAGTGGCCGTGACGGGCACCATGACCATCCCCGTGGGCCGCATCCGCAAGCTGGCCATGGGGCCGGAATATGTGGGCGCCTTCACCGTCGGTGATCAGTTGCTGTGGGGTGCGGCCGAACCGCTGCGCCGTATGCTGCGCATCCTTTTAAGCGCCTGA
- the leuB gene encoding 3-isopropylmalate dehydrogenase, with protein sequence MKIAVLPGDGIGTEIVAEAVKVLEALELPFEMESALVGGVAYDAHGHPLPESTLKLAKDSDAILFGAVGDWKYDKLDRPLRPEQAILGLRKNLGLFANFRPAICYEQLVGASSLKPELIAGLDILIIRELTGDIYFGQPRGRRVATDGHFPGAEEAFDTMRYSRPEIERIAHVAFQAARKRNKKVTSVDKANVLETFQFWKDVVTDVHKEYPDVELQHMYVDNAAMQLVKAPKAFDVVVTGNMFGDILSDEASMLTGSIGMLPSASLNSSNQGLYEPSHGSAPDIAGKGVANPLATILSAAMMLRFSLNQEAAAQRIEAAVQKVLAQGLRTPDIYSEGTTKVGTAQMGDAVVKALG encoded by the coding sequence ATGAAAATCGCAGTTCTGCCGGGTGACGGCATTGGCACCGAAATCGTGGCCGAGGCCGTGAAGGTTCTGGAAGCCCTGGAACTCCCGTTCGAGATGGAATCCGCCCTGGTCGGCGGCGTGGCGTACGATGCCCACGGCCACCCGCTGCCTGAATCCACGCTCAAGCTCGCCAAGGACTCCGACGCCATCCTGTTCGGCGCCGTGGGCGACTGGAAGTACGACAAGCTCGACCGCCCCCTGCGCCCCGAGCAAGCCATCCTGGGCCTGCGCAAGAACCTGGGCCTGTTCGCCAACTTCCGCCCCGCCATCTGCTACGAGCAACTGGTGGGCGCATCGAGCCTCAAGCCCGAGCTGATTGCGGGCCTCGACATCCTCATCATCCGCGAGCTGACGGGCGACATCTACTTCGGCCAACCGCGCGGCCGCCGCGTGGCCACCGACGGCCACTTCCCCGGTGCCGAAGAAGCCTTCGACACGATGCGCTACAGCCGCCCCGAGATCGAGCGCATCGCCCACGTCGCCTTCCAGGCCGCCCGCAAGCGCAACAAGAAGGTCACCAGCGTGGACAAAGCCAACGTGCTCGAAACCTTCCAGTTCTGGAAGGACGTGGTCACCGATGTGCACAAGGAATATCCTGACGTCGAGCTGCAGCACATGTATGTGGACAACGCCGCCATGCAGCTTGTGAAGGCCCCCAAGGCGTTTGACGTGGTGGTCACGGGCAACATGTTCGGCGACATCCTGTCGGACGAAGCCTCCATGCTCACCGGCTCCATCGGCATGCTGCCCTCGGCCAGCCTGAACAGCAGCAACCAGGGCCTGTACGAACCCAGCCACGGCAGCGCCCCCGATATCGCTGGCAAGGGCGTGGCCAACCCGCTGGCCACCATCCTGTCTGCAGCCATGATGCTGCGCTTCAGCCTGAACCAGGAAGCGGCCGCCCAGCGCATCGAAGCCGCCGTGCAAAAGGTGCTGGCCCAGGGCCTGCGCACGCCCGACATCTACAGCGAAGGCACCACCAAGGTGGGCACAGCGCAGATGGGGGATGCAGTGGTGAAGGCACTGGGGTAA
- the leuD gene encoding 3-isopropylmalate dehydratase small subunit: MQKFTLLQGLVAPMDRENVDTDAIIPKQFLKSIKKTGFGVNLFDEWRYLDHGEPGQDPASRKPNPDFVLNQPRYKGASILLARKNFGCGSSREHAPWALDQYGFRAVIAPSFADIFFNNCFKNGLLPIVLPEATVAQLFDEVLAFPGYQLTIDLERQVIVRPQGETIPFDVQAFRKYCLLNGFDDIGLTLRQSDKIKAFEAQRLATKPWLAHSMVS, translated from the coding sequence ATGCAGAAATTCACTTTACTCCAGGGCCTTGTGGCCCCGATGGACCGCGAAAACGTCGATACCGACGCCATCATCCCCAAGCAGTTTCTGAAGTCGATCAAGAAGACCGGCTTTGGCGTGAACCTATTCGACGAGTGGCGCTACCTGGACCACGGCGAGCCCGGGCAAGACCCCGCCAGCCGCAAGCCCAACCCCGACTTCGTGCTGAACCAGCCGCGTTACAAAGGCGCCTCCATCCTGCTGGCGCGCAAGAACTTCGGCTGCGGCTCCAGCCGCGAGCACGCGCCGTGGGCGCTGGACCAGTACGGCTTTCGTGCCGTCATCGCGCCCAGCTTTGCCGACATCTTCTTCAACAACTGCTTCAAGAACGGCCTGCTGCCCATCGTGCTGCCTGAGGCCACGGTGGCCCAGCTGTTTGACGAAGTGTTGGCCTTCCCCGGCTACCAGCTCACCATCGACCTGGAGCGCCAAGTGATCGTTCGCCCCCAAGGCGAGACGATCCCGTTCGACGTGCAGGCCTTTCGCAAATACTGCCTGCTCAACGGCTTTGACGACATCGGCCTGACCCTGCGCCAGTCCGACAAGATCAAAGCCTTTGAAGCCCAGCGCCTGGCCACCAAGCCTTGGCTGGCGCACTCGATGGTGTCGTAA
- a CDS encoding entericidin A/B family lipoprotein, whose amino-acid sequence MKKTATLIVLAIAFVLAGCNTVKGVGQDVQRAGGALERAAK is encoded by the coding sequence ATGAAAAAGACCGCAACCCTCATCGTGCTCGCCATCGCCTTCGTGCTGGCCGGCTGCAACACCGTCAAGGGCGTGGGCCAGGACGTACAGCGTGCCGGTGGTGCCCTCGAACGCGCCGCCAAGTAA